A window of the Agromyces mariniharenae genome harbors these coding sequences:
- the pyk gene encoding pyruvate kinase, translating to MRRAKIVATLGPATSSYEQIRAIIDAGVDVARMNLSHGTYDVHEGVYQNVRKAANDSGRAVAVLIDLQGPKIRLGKFENGPHELAEGDIFKITTEEILGTKEIVGTTFKGLPQDVKPGDHLLIDDGKVRVEVVETDGTVVTTKVIVAGPVSNNKGINLPGVAVNVPALSEKDEADLRWGLELGADLIALSFVRNAADVERVREIMDEVGRRVPVIAKIEKPQAVDALEEIVEAFDAIMVARGDLGVELPLEAVPIVQKRAIEISRRLAKPVIVATQMLESMIHSPVPTRAETSDVANAILDGADAVMLSGETSVGEYPVITVKTMARIVESTEQHGLERIPPLGTKPRTQAGAITLAAVEVADFVEAKYLCVFTETGESVRRMTRIRSVIPILAFTPDPAIRRRMALNWGVESFVVDRVTHTDQMVGQVDEVLAKTGMAVNGEKVVIISGSPPGIPGTTNDVRVHVVGEVL from the coding sequence ATGAGACGAGCGAAGATCGTCGCCACCCTCGGGCCGGCGACGTCGAGCTATGAGCAGATCCGGGCGATCATCGATGCCGGCGTCGACGTCGCGCGCATGAACCTCAGCCACGGCACCTACGACGTGCACGAGGGGGTCTACCAGAACGTCAGGAAGGCAGCGAACGACTCCGGCCGCGCGGTCGCGGTGCTCATCGACCTCCAGGGCCCGAAGATCCGCCTCGGCAAGTTCGAGAACGGCCCCCACGAGCTCGCCGAGGGCGACATCTTCAAGATCACCACCGAGGAGATCCTCGGCACCAAGGAGATCGTCGGCACAACCTTCAAGGGCCTGCCCCAGGACGTGAAGCCCGGCGACCACCTGCTCATCGACGACGGCAAGGTGCGCGTCGAAGTCGTCGAGACCGACGGCACCGTCGTGACGACCAAGGTCATCGTCGCCGGCCCGGTCTCGAACAACAAGGGCATCAACCTCCCCGGCGTCGCGGTCAACGTGCCCGCGCTCTCGGAGAAGGACGAGGCCGACCTGCGCTGGGGCCTCGAGCTCGGCGCCGACCTCATCGCCCTGTCGTTCGTGCGGAACGCCGCCGACGTCGAGCGCGTGCGAGAGATCATGGACGAGGTCGGCCGCCGCGTGCCGGTCATCGCGAAGATCGAGAAGCCGCAGGCCGTCGACGCGCTCGAGGAGATCGTCGAGGCCTTCGACGCGATCATGGTCGCCCGCGGCGACCTCGGCGTCGAGCTGCCGCTCGAGGCCGTGCCCATCGTGCAGAAGCGCGCGATCGAGATCTCCCGCCGCCTCGCCAAGCCCGTCATCGTTGCGACGCAGATGCTCGAGTCGATGATCCACAGCCCGGTGCCGACGCGCGCCGAGACCTCCGACGTCGCGAACGCCATCCTCGACGGCGCCGACGCGGTCATGCTGTCGGGCGAGACGAGCGTCGGCGAGTACCCGGTGATCACCGTCAAGACCATGGCGCGCATCGTCGAGTCGACCGAGCAGCACGGCCTCGAGCGCATCCCGCCGCTCGGCACCAAGCCGCGCACGCAGGCCGGCGCGATCACGCTCGCTGCGGTCGAGGTGGCCGACTTCGTCGAGGCGAAGTACCTCTGCGTCTTCACCGAGACCGGCGAGTCCGTGCGACGGATGACCCGCATCCGATCGGTCATCCCGATCCTCGCGTTCACGCCCGACCCCGCCATCCGGCGCCGCATGGCGCTCAACTGGGGCGTCGAGTCGTTCGTCGTGGACCGCGTGACGCACACCGACCAGATGGTCGGCCAGGTCGACGAGGTGCTCGCGAAGACCGGCATGGCGGTCAACGGCGAGAAGGTCGTCATCATCTCGGGTTCGCCTCCCGGCATCCCCGGCACCACCAACGACGTGCGCGTGCACGTCGTCGGCGAGGTGCTCTAG